In Pseudomonadales bacterium, a single window of DNA contains:
- the lpxB gene encoding lipid-A-disaccharide synthase — MLKPLRIGIVAGEVSGDILGASLIAAIKRRYPDAIFEGIGGQRMIAQGCNSFVPMERLSVMGLVEVLGRLFELLRIRRQLRQYFIDNPPDLFIGIDAPDFTLALEKQLKAADIKTVHYVSPQIWAWRQGRVKHIAQCADMILALFPFEQEFYRRHQLGVKFVGHPLADEIPLETPKQPARDCFSLSPQDRVLALLPGSRMSEIKKLAQTFLATAVCVQQKILDCKILVAAANPQIADAMSAELKAFSDLESIQIIVGDARNVMSAADALLVASGTVTLEATLVNRPMVVAYKMAPLTYAIATKLVKTDYIALPNLLADKALVPEFIQHEATPEKLCDALVPLLASDAVYHRQTEAFLDIHRQLRQNASEKAAQAVLELLQR; from the coding sequence ATATTGAAACCGCTGCGCATTGGCATTGTCGCCGGAGAAGTTTCAGGAGATATCTTAGGCGCCAGCTTGATAGCGGCGATTAAGCGTCGCTATCCTGATGCAATATTTGAAGGGATTGGCGGGCAACGTATGATCGCACAGGGATGTAATTCATTTGTGCCAATGGAGCGCCTTTCTGTCATGGGCTTGGTCGAAGTCCTTGGTCGTTTATTCGAATTATTGAGAATACGTCGACAGCTGCGTCAGTACTTTATCGATAACCCTCCCGATTTATTTATTGGCATTGATGCACCTGATTTTACACTAGCACTGGAAAAGCAGTTGAAAGCGGCCGATATCAAGACTGTCCATTATGTTAGTCCCCAGATTTGGGCTTGGCGGCAAGGACGGGTGAAGCATATCGCGCAGTGTGCGGATATGATTCTTGCGCTCTTTCCCTTTGAGCAGGAATTCTATCGACGACATCAGCTGGGCGTTAAATTTGTAGGCCATCCTTTAGCGGACGAGATTCCACTAGAAACCCCGAAGCAGCCAGCGCGCGACTGCTTTTCACTATCTCCGCAAGACCGGGTGCTCGCGCTATTGCCGGGTAGTCGCATGAGTGAGATCAAAAAGTTGGCGCAGACTTTTTTGGCTACCGCTGTCTGTGTGCAACAGAAAATCTTAGATTGCAAAATCCTTGTGGCGGCGGCCAACCCCCAGATTGCCGACGCCATGAGCGCTGAATTAAAGGCCTTTTCTGATTTGGAATCGATACAGATTATTGTGGGTGACGCCAGGAATGTGATGTCTGCAGCTGATGCGTTACTTGTGGCCTCCGGCACGGTTACTCTCGAAGCTACCCTAGTGAATCGACCGATGGTAGTGGCTTATAAAATGGCGCCTTTGACCTATGCCATCGCAACAAAACTAGTGAAAACGGACTATATTGCGTTGCCTAATTTGCTTGCCGACAAAGCATTGGTACCTGAATTTATTCAGCATGAGGCTACGCCGGAGAAGCTTTGCGATGCGCTAGTCCCATTGTTGGCTTCTGACGCAGTTTATCACCGGCAAACGGAAGCGTTTCTCGATATCCACCGACAACTCAGACAAAATGCGAGTGAAAAAGCGGCTCAGGCCGTGCTGGAGTTGCTGCAAAGATGA
- the rnhB gene encoding ribonuclease HII, with the protein MKGNDAIIARVAGVDEVGRGPLAGAVVAAAVILDESRPIQGLMDSKKLSAKKRETLAAEIKEKALCWSIAQAEVEEIDRINILQASLLAMRRAVLGLTIAPDQVLVDGNHCPQLEYSVEAIIKGDTLVPAISAASILAKVERDRDMYALDAVYPGYGFAVHKGYPTAAHLKALSLLGPTAIHRRSFAPVKKLLMTPEQLNII; encoded by the coding sequence ATGAAAGGCAATGACGCGATAATAGCACGGGTTGCCGGGGTTGATGAGGTAGGTCGTGGCCCCTTAGCCGGAGCGGTAGTTGCCGCCGCCGTAATCTTGGATGAGAGCAGGCCCATTCAAGGACTGATGGATTCTAAAAAATTATCGGCAAAGAAACGCGAGACGTTGGCTGCTGAGATAAAAGAAAAAGCCCTATGCTGGTCGATTGCCCAGGCGGAAGTAGAAGAAATTGATCGTATCAATATTTTGCAGGCCAGCCTGCTGGCAATGCGACGGGCTGTGTTGGGGTTGACGATAGCGCCTGACCAAGTACTGGTGGACGGCAATCACTGTCCGCAATTGGAATATTCAGTTGAAGCCATTATAAAAGGCGATACGCTAGTACCCGCTATCAGCGCGGCTTCGATTTTGGCCAAAGTGGAGCGCGACCGGGATATGTACGCTTTGGATGCGGTTTATCCGGGTTACGGGTTTGCCGTCCATAAAGGTTATCCGACAGCTGCACACTTGAAAGCACTGTCCTTACTCGGACCAACAGCCATTCACCGCCGCTCTTTTGCACCTGTAAAAAAATTATTGATGACGCCTGAGCAGCTTAACATTATCTAA
- the dnaE gene encoding DNA polymerase III subunit alpha, translated as MTATFIHLRNHTEFSLRDGLLRVNSMVDAAVEDGMPAIAVTDQSNLFALVKFYRAAISAGIKPILGADLWLENPLNEAQPAVFTLLAQNRAGYANLTKLISRAHLEGQRQGLALIKFEWLREASEGLIALSGARQGDIGHALLSNNPQVAEQLVKQWIQYFPERFYIELQRTGREGEQSYLEQAIRLAETYDLPVVATNDTRFLHAEDFEAHEARVCIHDGRTLDDPRRARLYSEHQYLKSSAQMGELFQDIPEAIENTLEIAKRCSLEIELGENYLPNYPVPAGMTMDDYFRKLSFDGLAKRLNKLLDNSAPDYQEQRQVYVDRLNFELDIITQMGFPGYFLIVMDFIKWAKQNQVPVGPGRGSGAGSLVAYSLDITDLDPLEYDLLFERFLNPERVSMPDFDVDFCMDGRDRVIEYVAETYGRDAVSQIITFGTMAAKAVVRDVARVQGKPYGLADKLSKMIPFEVGMTLSKAMEQEKPLREFVEQNEEVAEIMEMAFKLEGITRNVGKHAGGVVIAPTRLTDFSPLYCDETGSNLVTQFDKDDVERVGLVKFDFLGLRTLTIIDWAVANVNRLREKAGEQRLDISNIDLEDAKVYKLLQAANTTAVFQLESRGMKDLLRRLEPNTFEDIIALVALFRPGPLQSGMVDDFIARKKGKAELAYPHPQYQHECLKPVLEPSYGIILYQEQVMQIAQTMGGYTLGGADLLRRAMGKKKAEEMAKQRQIFMEGAGKQGFGEELARNIFDLMEKFAGYGFNKSHSAAYALLSYQTAWLKTYYPAPFMAAVLSADMQNTDKVVILLEDCRQMELPLVLPNVNVGEYRFTVDEKNQLVYGLGAIKGLGEGPIESIVQARNEGGPFTDLFDFCARVDLRKVNRRALEALIRSGAMDDIGLHRAALMACLEEAIKTAEQHSQNKQSGMTDLFGGLPGVNTAQSHEEIYADYQHIRCWTEKARLLAEKETLGLYLRGHPIDEYEKELRYIAKEPLVALQAKKTDQIIAGLVIEIRTMKSKRGDTIAFVTLDDRSSRVEVSVFAETYERHRELLMKDNLLVVEGEVGNDDYSGAIKVRAKTIYDVVEARQRFAKRILLSPSQTQINAQLPEKLAELLKPYLGGGCPVTLLYQNQRAQGMLNFGETWRVLPTDELLLSLKEGFGEDRATLCY; from the coding sequence ATGACAGCAACCTTTATTCATCTGCGCAATCACACGGAGTTCTCATTACGTGATGGTTTGCTGCGGGTGAATTCGATGGTGGACGCTGCGGTTGAAGACGGGATGCCAGCCATAGCGGTCACAGACCAGTCAAATTTATTTGCGTTGGTTAAATTTTATCGAGCAGCGATTAGCGCAGGTATTAAGCCTATCCTGGGTGCCGATCTTTGGCTAGAAAACCCACTCAATGAAGCGCAACCTGCGGTCTTTACTCTGCTGGCGCAAAACCGGGCTGGCTATGCGAATCTGACCAAACTGATTTCCCGGGCGCATTTAGAGGGGCAACGCCAAGGTTTGGCACTGATTAAATTCGAATGGTTACGAGAGGCAAGCGAGGGTTTAATTGCGTTGTCGGGCGCCCGCCAAGGCGACATTGGACATGCGCTGCTATCGAATAACCCGCAGGTCGCGGAACAGTTGGTCAAGCAATGGATTCAATATTTTCCTGAGCGCTTTTATATTGAATTACAGCGTACCGGGCGTGAAGGTGAGCAGTCTTATTTGGAGCAGGCCATACGCTTGGCAGAAACCTATGATTTGCCTGTGGTTGCCACTAACGATACGCGGTTTCTCCACGCGGAGGATTTCGAGGCCCACGAAGCGCGTGTTTGTATACATGATGGCCGCACCTTAGATGATCCCCGTCGCGCCAGGCTTTATAGCGAACACCAGTACCTTAAATCCAGTGCGCAAATGGGTGAGCTGTTCCAAGATATTCCAGAGGCTATTGAGAACACTCTAGAAATCGCCAAACGTTGCAGTTTGGAAATCGAGCTGGGTGAAAATTATCTGCCTAATTATCCAGTGCCTGCGGGCATGACAATGGATGATTATTTTCGGAAACTGTCGTTTGATGGTTTAGCCAAACGGCTGAATAAATTGTTGGATAATTCAGCACCTGACTACCAGGAGCAGCGTCAAGTCTATGTTGACCGTTTGAACTTTGAACTCGACATTATCACTCAAATGGGGTTTCCCGGCTATTTCCTGATCGTTATGGACTTCATCAAATGGGCCAAACAAAATCAGGTGCCCGTTGGGCCGGGTCGAGGCTCAGGTGCTGGGTCTTTGGTAGCCTACTCACTGGACATTACCGACCTCGATCCGTTGGAATATGATTTGCTGTTCGAGCGCTTCCTTAACCCGGAACGTGTTTCAATGCCCGACTTCGATGTCGATTTCTGTATGGACGGCCGGGACAGGGTAATTGAATATGTCGCGGAAACTTACGGGCGTGATGCAGTGTCGCAAATTATTACTTTCGGCACCATGGCTGCCAAAGCGGTGGTGCGGGATGTGGCACGGGTGCAGGGTAAACCCTATGGCTTAGCGGATAAGCTATCGAAAATGATTCCCTTTGAGGTCGGTATGACCTTAAGTAAAGCGATGGAGCAGGAAAAGCCATTGCGCGAATTCGTCGAGCAAAACGAGGAAGTAGCCGAAATCATGGAGATGGCCTTCAAGCTCGAAGGCATTACCCGAAATGTCGGCAAACATGCCGGTGGTGTGGTGATTGCCCCTACCCGGTTGACCGATTTTTCTCCGCTCTACTGTGATGAAACCGGTAGTAATCTAGTCACCCAGTTCGATAAAGACGATGTCGAGCGGGTAGGTTTGGTGAAGTTCGACTTTCTCGGTTTGCGAACTCTGACGATTATCGATTGGGCGGTGGCGAATGTAAACCGGTTGCGCGAAAAGGCAGGCGAACAGCGGCTGGACATTAGTAATATCGATCTCGAAGACGCTAAGGTATACAAATTGCTACAGGCGGCAAATACCACCGCCGTATTCCAGCTTGAATCGCGGGGTATGAAAGACCTGCTGCGTCGGTTGGAACCCAATACCTTTGAAGATATTATCGCCCTAGTAGCATTGTTCCGGCCCGGCCCGTTGCAGTCTGGCATGGTGGACGATTTTATCGCCCGTAAAAAAGGCAAGGCTGAACTTGCCTACCCGCATCCGCAGTATCAGCACGAATGTTTAAAGCCGGTGTTGGAGCCTTCTTACGGTATTATCCTGTATCAGGAACAGGTGATGCAGATTGCTCAGACTATGGGTGGCTACACCCTTGGTGGTGCGGATTTGTTACGCCGGGCTATGGGCAAAAAGAAAGCCGAGGAAATGGCAAAACAGCGGCAGATATTTATGGAGGGCGCTGGCAAACAGGGCTTTGGTGAAGAATTAGCGCGTAATATTTTTGACCTGATGGAAAAGTTTGCCGGTTATGGTTTTAATAAATCACACTCTGCCGCCTACGCGTTATTGTCCTATCAAACCGCCTGGCTGAAAACCTATTACCCCGCGCCCTTTATGGCCGCGGTGTTGTCTGCAGATATGCAAAATACCGATAAGGTAGTGATCCTGCTCGAAGATTGTCGGCAAATGGAATTACCTTTGGTGCTGCCTAACGTGAATGTTGGTGAATACCGTTTTACCGTCGATGAGAAAAACCAATTAGTCTACGGACTTGGCGCCATCAAAGGGTTGGGTGAAGGGCCGATTGAATCCATTGTGCAGGCGCGCAATGAGGGCGGCCCCTTTACTGATCTGTTTGACTTCTGTGCACGGGTGGATTTGCGTAAAGTTAATCGACGTGCGTTGGAAGCCTTGATTCGTTCTGGTGCGATGGACGATATCGGGCTCCATCGTGCGGCCTTAATGGCTTGTCTTGAAGAGGCAATTAAGACGGCAGAGCAGCATAGTCAAAATAAGCAAAGTGGTATGACCGACCTGTTCGGTGGGCTACCTGGGGTCAATACAGCTCAGAGTCATGAAGAGATATATGCGGATTATCAGCACATTCGCTGCTGGACTGAAAAGGCTAGGCTGCTAGCTGAGAAAGAAACGCTCGGTTTGTACCTTAGAGGACATCCTATTGATGAATATGAAAAGGAACTGCGTTATATCGCCAAGGAACCGCTAGTGGCACTACAAGCAAAAAAAACAGACCAAATAATCGCTGGCCTGGTGATTGAAATTCGTACCATGAAAAGCAAGCGCGGCGACACGATAGCCTTTGTTACATTGGACGATCGCAGCAGTCGGGTAGAGGTTTCAGTCTTTGCGGAAACCTATGAAAGGCATAGAGAATTGTTGATGAAGGACAACCTGTTGGTGGTGGAAGGTGAGGTTGGTAATGATGATTATTCTGGTGCAATTAAAGTGCGGGCAAAAACTATCTATGATGTTGTTGAAGCCCGGCAGCGGTTTGCGAAGCGTATCTTGCTCTCACCATCGCAGACTCAAATCAATGCTCAATTACCGGAAAAGCTTGCAGAATTGCTCAAACCCTATCTGGGGGGAGGTTGCCCTGTCACCTTGCTTTATCAGAATCAACGGGCTCAGGGTATGCTGAATTTTGGTGAAACCTGGCGAGTGCTTCCCACAGATGAACTGCTACTAAGTCTTAAAGAGGGTTTCGGTGAAGATCGGGCTACGCTTTGTTACTAA
- the accA gene encoding acetyl-CoA carboxylase carboxyl transferase subunit alpha — translation MNPNYLDFEQPIAELQVRIEELRLVSSDNNLNISEEVAKLEGKSKELTKSIFANLNSWQTAQMARHPQRPYTLDYIQSIFTDFDELHGDRHYADDAAIVGGLARLDDKPVMVIGHQKGRGVKEKVLRNFGMPRPEGYRKACRLMELAERYKMPIITFIDTPGAYPGIGAEERGQSEAIAYNLAVMSRLEVPIISTVIGEGGSGGALAIGVCDELMMLQYSTYAVISPEGCASILWRSAERAADAAQAMGITASRLYELKLTDRVIPEPLGGAHRDLETMSDTLKASILKALDKLKKYNTEDLLERRYQRYMSYGIGQ, via the coding sequence ATGAATCCCAATTATTTAGATTTTGAACAGCCCATCGCTGAATTGCAGGTGAGGATTGAAGAATTACGGCTGGTAAGCAGCGATAACAACCTCAATATTAGTGAAGAAGTCGCTAAGCTGGAAGGTAAAAGTAAAGAATTGACCAAAAGTATATTTGCCAACCTTAACTCTTGGCAGACAGCGCAGATGGCGCGGCATCCGCAACGCCCTTATACACTGGACTATATCCAATCCATATTTACCGATTTTGATGAACTGCATGGTGATCGTCATTATGCCGACGATGCGGCAATTGTGGGCGGTCTGGCGCGCCTGGATGATAAACCAGTCATGGTGATCGGACATCAAAAGGGTCGAGGAGTCAAAGAAAAGGTTCTGAGAAACTTTGGCATGCCGAGGCCTGAAGGGTATCGCAAGGCTTGTCGCCTGATGGAACTGGCCGAACGTTACAAAATGCCGATCATTACCTTTATCGATACACCCGGTGCGTATCCCGGTATTGGTGCCGAAGAGCGTGGCCAAAGTGAAGCCATTGCCTACAACCTGGCGGTCATGTCACGTCTGGAAGTGCCCATTATTTCCACCGTCATCGGTGAAGGCGGTTCCGGCGGTGCGCTGGCGATTGGCGTGTGCGATGAACTCATGATGCTGCAATACTCAACCTATGCCGTCATTTCGCCCGAGGGTTGTGCTTCAATTTTGTGGCGTAGTGCTGAGCGAGCCGCAGATGCCGCGCAGGCAATGGGTATTACTGCGAGCAGACTGTATGAGCTGAAACTGACTGATCGTGTCATTCCCGAGCCGCTAGGCGGTGCCCATCGTGACCTGGAAACCATGTCGGATACTTTGAAAGCGAGCATACTGAAAGCCCTAGATAAGCTAAAAAAATATAACACAGAGGATCTGCTGGAGCGGCGTTACCAGCGTTATATGTCCTATGGAATTGGTCAGTGA
- the tilS gene encoding tRNA lysidine(34) synthetase TilS, whose protein sequence is MTFNETNLLAELSHDQLRANQTTKRFVVAYSGGMDSHVLLAAMSVLRGRLGGAEVAALHVHHGISPEADAWVEHCVETCRLLDVPLNIKKIKVDRTQASLENSLRNARYQAFSESLNKQDVLLLAHHADDQAETIFLRLLRGAGAQGVSGMPACRVLGNAYLYRPMLGYTRQELAHYAITKQLRWIEDDSNVDVQFDRNFLRQNVLPLITERWPGFGNSLTRHARINQQLQHSMDFFLARELEQLVGNEGKLNLSLLRAYTQEVQLNLVRAWIASLALPVPSYQQLEQIVKGLIVAREDAQPQVNWRGATVRRFQNNLYASAPLPAFDKQKVYELTPDQPLDIPGVGALELVNEEVVKADNGEGWPVLKLALAPLSVRFRQGGERCQPAGRVGSHPLKKLFQEYQVPPWLRDRMPLIYCGEQLVAAGDLWVCEGFTASPGEQGRRLVLN, encoded by the coding sequence ATGACATTCAATGAAACTAATCTACTCGCGGAATTGAGTCACGACCAATTACGTGCCAACCAAACAACCAAGCGTTTTGTTGTTGCTTATAGCGGTGGGATGGATTCCCATGTGCTACTGGCAGCGATGTCGGTCCTGAGGGGACGGCTAGGCGGCGCGGAAGTCGCTGCATTACATGTTCATCATGGCATCAGCCCGGAAGCGGATGCATGGGTGGAGCACTGTGTCGAGACTTGTCGTTTATTGGATGTGCCGCTCAACATCAAGAAAATTAAGGTTGACCGAACCCAGGCCAGCCTGGAAAACTCGCTGCGCAACGCCAGATATCAAGCCTTTTCTGAAAGTCTCAACAAGCAGGATGTACTATTGCTCGCGCATCATGCCGATGATCAGGCAGAAACTATTTTTTTACGCCTGTTACGTGGCGCTGGGGCTCAGGGTGTATCGGGTATGCCAGCGTGTCGAGTATTAGGTAACGCATATCTATATCGCCCCATGCTTGGCTATACCAGGCAGGAACTAGCGCATTACGCGATTACCAAACAACTACGCTGGATTGAAGACGATAGCAATGTAGACGTACAATTTGACCGGAACTTCCTACGACAGAACGTCCTACCTTTGATTACCGAACGCTGGCCCGGTTTCGGTAACTCGCTGACGCGACACGCTCGAATCAATCAGCAACTCCAGCACAGCATGGATTTTTTTCTCGCACGAGAGCTTGAGCAGCTGGTTGGTAATGAGGGGAAATTAAATCTTTCACTCCTACGGGCATATACGCAGGAGGTACAGCTAAACCTTGTGCGTGCTTGGATAGCATCCTTGGCTTTACCGGTTCCCAGCTATCAGCAATTAGAACAAATAGTTAAAGGTCTCATAGTGGCGAGGGAAGATGCGCAACCGCAGGTAAATTGGCGCGGTGCCACGGTGCGGCGTTTTCAGAATAACCTCTACGCGAGCGCGCCACTACCCGCATTTGATAAACAGAAGGTCTATGAGCTAACGCCGGATCAACCTTTGGATATTCCCGGTGTTGGGGCGCTTGAGCTTGTAAATGAGGAGGTTGTAAAAGCGGATAATGGAGAAGGCTGGCCTGTACTTAAACTGGCTCTGGCCCCTTTAAGTGTGCGCTTCCGGCAAGGTGGGGAGCGCTGCCAACCGGCAGGTCGAGTTGGTTCTCATCCTTTAAAGAAACTATTTCAGGAATATCAAGTCCCTCCTTGGTTAAGAGACCGAATGCCATTGATTTATTGTGGAGAACAGCTGGTTGCCGCCGGAGACCTTTGGGTCTGCGAAGGATTTACCGCGAGCCCTGGCGAACAGGGGCGTCGTTTGGTCTTAAACTGA